Proteins from a single region of Novosphingobium sp. CECT 9465:
- a CDS encoding MaoC/PaaZ C-terminal domain-containing protein, with protein sequence MPVLDVERLRAYKVPEAHDLFDPRDAILYALGTGAGLSADVDELDFVFERNLKPLPTMAFVMGTAGFWLMDPAVGLDWPRVLHGEQSLVLHRPLEAQEELVGSTRIGEIADKGPGKPAMFRAYRTLRELGGAIVAEMSELWILREAGGFGGDRNLPGSDRMVMPDGPPAFSLDLPTSRQQALVYRLSGDRNPLHVSPETARLGGFDQPILHGLSTLGLVARALIHLHCKGDPQRLSAIAARFTAPVFPGETVRTQSWREGDRIVFRAIALERDTIVIDGGTASIDRFADQQTGEIA encoded by the coding sequence ATGCCCGTCCTCGATGTAGAGCGCCTGCGGGCTTACAAAGTCCCCGAAGCGCACGATCTGTTCGATCCGCGCGACGCCATCCTTTATGCCTTGGGCACTGGTGCGGGTCTGTCTGCCGATGTCGATGAACTGGACTTTGTGTTCGAACGGAACCTGAAGCCCTTGCCGACGATGGCCTTTGTCATGGGTACGGCAGGTTTCTGGCTGATGGATCCGGCGGTTGGCCTTGATTGGCCGCGCGTCCTGCACGGCGAACAATCGCTGGTGCTGCATCGCCCGCTTGAAGCGCAGGAAGAACTGGTAGGATCGACCCGGATCGGCGAAATTGCCGACAAAGGCCCCGGTAAACCGGCCATGTTCCGGGCCTATCGCACATTGAGGGAACTTGGCGGCGCCATCGTTGCTGAAATGTCCGAGCTTTGGATCTTGCGTGAGGCAGGTGGCTTTGGCGGCGATCGGAATCTGCCGGGTTCCGATCGCATGGTCATGCCCGATGGTCCTCCGGCATTCAGCCTCGATTTGCCGACGAGCCGGCAGCAGGCGCTTGTCTATCGCTTGTCGGGGGATCGCAATCCGCTGCATGTCAGCCCAGAAACGGCCAGGCTGGGGGGGTTTGACCAACCGATCCTGCACGGGCTATCCACGCTCGGCCTGGTAGCACGGGCGCTGATCCACCTGCATTGCAAGGGTGATCCGCAGCGGCTTTCGGCAATTGCGGCGCGGTTCACCGCTCCGGTCTTTCCGGGTGAAACCGTGCGGACGCAAAGCTGGCGGGAGGGTGATCGGATCGTATTCAGAGCCATTGCGCTGGAGCGGGACACGATCGTTATCGACGGCGGTACGGCAAGCATCGATCGCTTTGCCGACCAGCAAACAGGAGAAATTGCTTGA
- a CDS encoding alpha/beta hydrolase, whose protein sequence is MTTRHLVDPALLPLIDSMPPMQLSDATLPMIQAALPAMVKSVPLPDLPVTIGDVMVPSGEGDRTIRCMIVRPDAMADNAPAILHMHGGGHVLGMPEMNAGTLMQWADALDCLIVSVDYRLSPETRFPGAIEDCYAALGWLHGEADALGIDPARIAVSGESAGGALAAGLALLARDRGEFAIAFQHLEQPRLDDRTATSATPNPCTGEFVWTRESSHYCWIAQLGKEPGGDDTSPYAAPARASDLSGLPRTFIAVGALDLFVDECLDYAHRLIRAGVPTELHVYPGCMHGFGMARESGPAQRAQADNLAAFRAAFAPVRS, encoded by the coding sequence ATGACTACGCGTCATCTGGTCGATCCGGCGCTGTTGCCGCTGATCGATTCCATGCCGCCAATGCAGCTGTCGGACGCCACCCTGCCGATGATCCAGGCGGCTCTGCCGGCCATGGTCAAATCGGTGCCCTTGCCTGATCTTCCGGTCACCATCGGTGATGTGATGGTGCCTTCAGGCGAGGGCGACCGCACGATCCGCTGCATGATCGTGCGCCCCGATGCAATGGCGGACAACGCACCTGCGATTCTGCACATGCACGGCGGCGGGCATGTGCTGGGCATGCCCGAAATGAATGCCGGAACGCTGATGCAGTGGGCCGATGCGTTGGACTGCCTGATTGTGTCGGTCGATTATCGGCTCTCGCCCGAAACCCGCTTTCCCGGCGCTATCGAGGATTGTTATGCCGCGCTGGGCTGGCTGCATGGAGAGGCTGATGCTCTGGGCATCGATCCCGCGCGAATCGCCGTCAGTGGTGAAAGTGCGGGCGGCGCGCTTGCCGCAGGGCTTGCCCTGCTGGCGCGTGACCGGGGCGAATTTGCGATTGCCTTCCAGCATCTTGAACAGCCACGGCTTGATGATCGCACCGCGACGTCGGCCACGCCCAATCCCTGTACCGGCGAATTTGTGTGGACGCGTGAGAGCAGCCACTATTGCTGGATCGCGCAACTGGGCAAGGAGCCGGGCGGTGACGATACCTCGCCCTATGCCGCCCCGGCGCGGGCGAGCGACCTTTCCGGCTTGCCCCGTACGTTCATCGCCGTCGGCGCGCTCGACTTGTTCGTGGACGAATGCCTGGATTATGCACACCGCCTGATCCGCGCCGGGGTGCCGACCGAATTGCATGTCTATCCCGGATGCATGCACGGCTTTGGCATGGCCCGCGAAAGCGGTCCCGCGCAGCGGGCACAGGCGGATAACCTTGCCGCTTTTCGCGCTGCGTTCGCTCCGGTACGCTCGTAA
- a CDS encoding 3-keto-5-aminohexanoate cleavage protein → MAKGKVIISCAITGAIHTPSMSEFLPVTAEEIAESAIGAAEAGAAIIHLHARNPVDGRPDQNPDLFQPFLKVIKQRSDAVLNLTTGGHPSMAVEERIRPAQTFAPEVASLNMGTMGFGLFPMLDRYKTFKHAWEAPALEASRDLVFKNTFADIERLLGILTPLGTRFEFECYDTSHLYNLKYFLDRGLVKAPLFIQTCFGILGGIGSHPDDVMHMKRTADRLFGDQYEWSVLGAGARQMSIVAMAASMGGNIRVGLEDSLWAGKGKLAETNAQQVTIARQIIEGIGLEVATPDEAREILDLKGADRTNI, encoded by the coding sequence ATGGCAAAAGGCAAGGTCATCATCAGTTGCGCCATCACGGGTGCAATCCATACTCCGTCGATGTCGGAATTCCTGCCTGTCACGGCAGAAGAAATTGCCGAGTCCGCCATCGGCGCTGCCGAAGCCGGTGCCGCAATCATTCACCTGCACGCGCGCAATCCGGTCGATGGCCGCCCGGATCAGAACCCCGATCTGTTCCAGCCTTTCCTCAAGGTCATCAAGCAGCGTTCCGATGCGGTGCTGAACCTCACCACCGGCGGCCATCCGTCGATGGCAGTGGAGGAACGGATTCGCCCGGCACAGACCTTCGCTCCCGAAGTGGCCTCGCTTAACATGGGGACAATGGGTTTCGGCCTTTTCCCGATGCTGGATCGCTACAAGACCTTCAAGCACGCTTGGGAAGCTCCCGCACTCGAAGCATCGCGCGATCTGGTGTTCAAGAACACTTTTGCCGATATTGAGCGTCTGCTGGGCATCCTGACCCCGCTTGGCACCCGGTTCGAGTTCGAATGCTACGACACCAGCCATCTCTACAACCTCAAGTATTTCCTGGATCGCGGGCTGGTGAAGGCCCCGCTGTTCATCCAGACCTGCTTTGGCATCCTGGGCGGCATCGGCAGCCACCCGGACGATGTGATGCATATGAAGCGGACGGCAGACCGATTGTTCGGCGATCAGTATGAATGGTCGGTACTGGGTGCAGGGGCGCGTCAGATGAGCATCGTTGCGATGGCGGCATCGATGGGCGGCAACATTCGCGTGGGTCTTGAAGATTCATTGTGGGCGGGCAAAGGCAAGCTGGCCGAAACCAATGCCCAGCAAGTCACCATCGCGCGCCAGATCATCGAAGGCATCGGGCTTGAAGTAGCGACGCCGGATGAGGCGCGCGAAATCCTCGACCTCAAGGGTGCAGACCGGACCAACATCTGA
- a CDS encoding alpha/beta hydrolase codes for MTTRHLVDPAVLPALEAFPSLRATRESLPAMRATMDAVMAAVAVPVLPVAPQEVHIPSPEGHQVRAILLRPEGLAGAVPAILHIHGGAYIIGAPEMSVPELAETAQQLGVAILSVDYRLAPEHPFPAGIEDCYTALGHLHDNAAALGIDPSRIAVMGESAGGGLAASLALLARDRGEYALAFQLLDAPMMDDRTCVRPRNPVTGEFIFAPEDNHFGWSCLLNAEPGGPDVSPYAAAARATQLEGLPPTLIATGALDLFLDENVDYAMRLIAAGVAVELHIYPGCPHGYVIAADAPVSKRALADKRAALRRGLAI; via the coding sequence ATGACGACCCGGCATCTTGTAGATCCTGCAGTGCTGCCTGCGCTGGAGGCGTTTCCTTCGTTGCGCGCAACGCGCGAAAGCCTGCCTGCGATGCGCGCCACCATGGATGCGGTCATGGCCGCGGTGGCGGTCCCGGTTTTGCCGGTCGCGCCGCAAGAGGTCCATATTCCTTCGCCCGAAGGCCACCAGGTCCGGGCCATCCTGTTGCGCCCGGAAGGACTGGCAGGCGCGGTTCCCGCCATCCTGCATATTCACGGCGGGGCATACATCATCGGTGCGCCGGAAATGAGTGTGCCCGAACTGGCTGAAACGGCTCAGCAACTTGGCGTGGCAATCCTGAGTGTGGACTATCGCCTGGCACCGGAGCATCCGTTTCCTGCCGGGATTGAGGACTGCTATACGGCGCTTGGGCACTTGCATGACAACGCGGCCGCGCTTGGCATCGATCCGTCACGAATTGCGGTGATGGGCGAAAGCGCGGGCGGTGGACTGGCAGCGTCGCTGGCGTTGCTGGCGCGGGATCGGGGCGAATATGCGCTGGCGTTCCAGTTGCTCGATGCTCCGATGATGGATGACCGGACGTGTGTGCGGCCGCGCAATCCGGTGACGGGTGAGTTCATCTTTGCGCCTGAAGACAATCATTTCGGCTGGAGCTGTCTTTTGAATGCTGAACCGGGCGGGCCTGATGTTTCCCCTTATGCCGCAGCGGCGCGCGCCACGCAGCTCGAAGGTCTGCCGCCAACGCTGATCGCCACGGGCGCGCTCGATCTTTTTCTGGATGAGAATGTCGACTATGCGATGCGCCTGATTGCAGCTGGAGTGGCGGTAGAACTGCACATTTATCCCGGATGCCCGCATGGTTATGTGATTGCAGCCGATGCGCCGGTTTCGAAACGCGCACTCGCCGATAAGCGCGCTGCGCTTCGCCGTGGGCTGGCGATCTGA
- a CDS encoding acyl-CoA dehydrogenase family protein, with the protein MKRVIFESEHEQFRDSVIKFMQAEVAPHAEKWREQGMVPRELYLKAGEQGLLCTWADEKYGGAGIDDFRFEQIIIEENMRHGDIGFYINLHNDLVAPYIAKLGNDEQKDRWMPGIVSGEKILAVAMTEPSTGSDLAGMKTRAEDKGDHWLLNGAKTYISNGILSDLIVVAARTDPESRHGLSLLVVERGMEGFERGRKLAKMGLHAQDTAELFFNDVKVPKANMLGDPGQGFRYLARFLAQERLVAAIGFMATAQTAFDITLDYVKERKAFGKPIGAFQNTRFKMATMRTELDAAQTYIDQLVLLLNAGELSAEDASGAKLLASELEGRVMDECVQFHGGAGYMEEYRISRMYTDARISRIFAGTSEIMREIIGRGLGLDERKLS; encoded by the coding sequence ATGAAGCGCGTGATCTTCGAATCGGAACACGAACAGTTCCGCGATAGCGTCATCAAGTTCATGCAGGCCGAAGTTGCCCCTCACGCCGAAAAATGGCGTGAGCAAGGCATGGTCCCGCGCGAGCTGTACCTGAAGGCTGGTGAGCAAGGCCTGTTGTGCACATGGGCCGATGAGAAATATGGCGGCGCGGGAATCGACGATTTCCGCTTCGAACAGATCATCATCGAAGAGAACATGCGCCACGGCGATATCGGCTTCTACATCAACCTGCACAACGATCTCGTCGCGCCCTATATCGCCAAGCTGGGCAATGACGAGCAGAAGGATCGCTGGATGCCGGGGATCGTCTCAGGCGAGAAGATCCTCGCCGTGGCGATGACCGAACCTTCGACCGGGTCCGACCTTGCGGGAATGAAAACCCGCGCCGAGGACAAGGGCGATCACTGGCTGCTGAATGGCGCAAAGACCTATATCTCGAATGGCATCCTGTCCGATCTGATCGTGGTGGCGGCGCGCACCGACCCGGAAAGCCGCCACGGCCTCAGCCTGCTGGTGGTCGAGCGCGGGATGGAAGGCTTCGAACGCGGGCGCAAGCTGGCCAAGATGGGCCTGCACGCGCAGGATACCGCCGAGTTGTTCTTCAACGATGTCAAGGTGCCCAAGGCCAACATGCTTGGCGATCCGGGCCAGGGTTTCCGCTATCTTGCCCGTTTCCTCGCGCAGGAGCGGCTGGTCGCGGCTATCGGCTTCATGGCTACCGCGCAGACCGCGTTCGACATCACGCTGGATTACGTCAAGGAACGCAAGGCGTTCGGCAAGCCGATCGGCGCATTCCAGAACACCCGTTTCAAGATGGCGACGATGCGCACCGAACTCGATGCCGCACAGACCTATATCGACCAGCTGGTTCTGCTCCTGAACGCAGGGGAGCTTTCCGCTGAAGACGCATCGGGTGCCAAACTTCTTGCATCGGAGCTTGAAGGCCGGGTGATGGACGAATGCGTCCAGTTCCATGGCGGTGCCGGTTACATGGAAGAATACCGGATCAGCCGCATGTACACCGACGCGCGCATCAGCCGGATCTTTGCCGGTACTTCGGAAATCATGCGCGAAATCATTGGTCGCGGATTGGGTCTCGACGAACGCAAGCTGTCCTGA
- a CDS encoding LuxR C-terminal-related transcriptional regulator, which translates to MGLVPTTIIPPRATSIVVPRKGFLNLVEPIARARLVTFCAPAGSGKTTAALYCHNLMKAEGRPALWLSVRAGIRDFPSFFGALKASGLAAGLAWDDLAGDSSEESWLAALAQVHEKPPVLVIDDAHLLPVPVLDFISQAISSARDAMTVILVSRGALPIPVARARSLGFLVEVGASELAFDDDEASELIARVAGVPVDAEIMQQIVRDAHGWASGLVIGGELYRRELARGKTWQPLSDNLRREFTSYFSEEVLALQTPEMRDFLINTCILEELTGPSCAAVTGDDNARAMLDDAYRAGLFIDAIDEERSVYAYHPLFRAMALGRLYERAFARAAEIHRRASRFFAGRGDLLKALEHASASGDQEFLADQLDLLANDLTTAGHLNRLDEIATELPWPVISTRPMLILAMAWRRIRRLSFASASRLIDTAIALRDTLAEQGKLDSYAAIGLDHHIRHRQIMLAAAQDDLSRVERDAEQLISEIGDDEAYLSCTLLGQVIVARREFYHFHDTLKLEAEVRRALDRQGAEFASIALKCSIVPTLMAQGKTGIARRFSEEALASANARDAEIPGLAALPALPYAELLYEIGEMDAAGELVERYLPGIRQWGLVDQLASGYLVRARLAFAKDDSVTALAGLEEAHLVAIECGLERLRAHVVAEQVRILIKSGQIDEAEAALRAVGQSLEEEPVPTLNPSRRRECLAMAWIRIEMQRHRLARACKVATRWLEFVRRSGAVRSAVEFELLLAEIFVLQGNRSKARRAVRSAVELAEPAGWIRVFLDEGEVITALLSEAYANGPALDTRADKFAAMLVARVDNGPQIDVDESERAFGLTGRLASREVDILIMVGGGLRNREIGERLGLTEGTVKWYMQQIYDKLGVRRRPQAVLRARQFGILT; encoded by the coding sequence ATGGGTCTTGTCCCCACGACGATCATCCCCCCGCGCGCAACGTCAATAGTCGTTCCGCGCAAAGGCTTTCTCAACCTGGTCGAGCCGATTGCGCGCGCCCGGCTCGTCACGTTCTGCGCCCCTGCGGGCAGTGGCAAGACGACAGCGGCGCTCTATTGCCACAATCTGATGAAGGCAGAGGGCCGCCCGGCGCTGTGGCTTTCCGTCCGGGCGGGCATTCGGGATTTCCCGTCCTTCTTCGGCGCGCTGAAGGCGTCCGGCCTTGCGGCAGGGCTGGCCTGGGATGATCTGGCGGGCGATAGTTCCGAAGAAAGCTGGCTTGCAGCATTGGCGCAAGTGCATGAAAAGCCGCCGGTTCTGGTTATCGATGATGCGCATTTGCTGCCGGTCCCGGTGCTGGATTTCATCAGTCAGGCCATTTCCAGCGCACGCGATGCAATGACCGTGATCCTGGTTTCCCGCGGGGCCTTGCCGATCCCGGTGGCTCGCGCACGCTCGCTCGGTTTTCTGGTCGAAGTTGGCGCGTCCGAACTGGCATTTGACGACGATGAGGCAAGCGAACTGATCGCGCGCGTGGCGGGCGTTCCGGTCGATGCCGAAATCATGCAGCAGATCGTGCGCGATGCCCATGGCTGGGCGTCGGGACTGGTCATTGGCGGGGAACTTTACCGTCGCGAACTGGCGCGCGGCAAGACCTGGCAACCGTTATCGGACAACCTGCGCAGGGAGTTCACCAGTTATTTTTCCGAAGAGGTTCTGGCGCTCCAAACGCCGGAAATGCGGGACTTCCTTATAAACACCTGCATTCTCGAAGAATTGACCGGACCTTCGTGTGCCGCCGTGACTGGTGATGACAATGCGCGGGCCATGCTTGACGATGCCTATCGCGCCGGCCTGTTTATCGATGCCATCGATGAGGAACGCAGCGTCTATGCCTATCACCCGCTGTTTCGCGCGATGGCACTTGGCCGCCTTTATGAACGGGCGTTTGCCCGCGCGGCCGAAATTCACCGCCGCGCCAGCCGGTTCTTTGCCGGAAGAGGTGATCTGCTGAAGGCGCTGGAGCATGCCTCAGCCAGCGGCGATCAGGAGTTTCTGGCAGATCAGCTTGACCTCCTTGCCAATGATCTGACCACCGCAGGGCACCTCAATCGACTGGACGAAATTGCGACGGAACTGCCATGGCCGGTTATCTCGACCAGGCCGATGCTGATCCTGGCGATGGCCTGGCGGCGTATTCGTCGGCTATCCTTCGCTTCAGCATCGCGGCTGATCGATACTGCCATTGCCCTGCGCGACACACTTGCCGAACAGGGCAAGCTTGACAGCTATGCAGCGATTGGACTGGACCATCATATCCGCCATCGGCAGATCATGCTCGCCGCCGCTCAGGATGATCTCAGCCGTGTCGAGCGTGATGCGGAACAGCTCATTTCCGAAATCGGTGATGATGAAGCCTATCTGAGTTGCACCCTTCTTGGGCAGGTCATTGTCGCACGGCGTGAGTTCTATCATTTTCACGATACACTCAAACTGGAGGCAGAGGTGCGCCGGGCGCTTGATCGGCAAGGTGCCGAATTCGCGTCGATCGCGCTGAAGTGTTCGATTGTCCCGACGCTGATGGCGCAAGGCAAAACCGGCATTGCGCGTCGTTTCAGTGAAGAAGCTTTGGCATCTGCCAATGCTCGTGATGCCGAAATTCCCGGCCTGGCGGCCTTGCCCGCGTTGCCATATGCCGAACTTCTCTACGAAATCGGGGAAATGGATGCGGCTGGCGAACTGGTTGAACGCTATTTGCCGGGAATCAGGCAATGGGGTCTCGTCGATCAGCTTGCTTCAGGGTATCTCGTGCGCGCGCGCCTGGCTTTTGCAAAGGATGACAGCGTAACGGCATTGGCCGGACTTGAAGAAGCGCATCTTGTTGCCATCGAATGCGGTCTGGAGCGGCTTCGCGCCCATGTGGTGGCAGAGCAGGTCAGGATTCTGATAAAGTCGGGCCAGATCGACGAGGCCGAGGCAGCCCTGCGCGCTGTGGGCCAGTCTCTCGAAGAAGAGCCGGTCCCCACGCTGAACCCTTCGCGACGTCGTGAATGCCTTGCCATGGCGTGGATACGGATCGAGATGCAGCGCCACCGCCTGGCGCGCGCCTGCAAGGTCGCCACGCGATGGCTGGAATTCGTGCGGCGCAGCGGCGCGGTCCGCTCGGCCGTTGAATTCGAGCTTCTGCTGGCAGAAATATTCGTGCTGCAGGGCAATCGTTCCAAAGCGCGGCGCGCGGTCCGTTCTGCGGTTGAACTGGCCGAACCTGCGGGCTGGATTCGCGTTTTCCTGGATGAGGGCGAAGTGATCACCGCCTTGTTGAGCGAAGCCTATGCCAATGGTCCGGCGCTTGATACCCGTGCTGACAAGTTTGCGGCGATGCTGGTGGCGCGGGTCGACAACGGTCCCCAGATCGATGTTGACGAAAGCGAAAGGGCGTTTGGCCTTACCGGACGCCTTGCCAGCCGCGAAGTCGATATCCTGATCATGGTTGGCGGCGGCTTGCGCAACCGCGAGATCGGCGAACGGCTTGGTCTCACCGAAGGCACGGTCAAGTGGTACATGCAGCAAATCTACGACAAGCTGGGTGTGCGCCGCCGTCCGCAAGCCGTGCTGCGCGCGCGCCAGTTCGGCATCCTGACTTAA
- a CDS encoding molybdopterin-dependent oxidoreductase codes for MTVSEAATIETRFGICKVCWAGCPVEVTVEGGRATKVVGDRQSPIYGGYTCPKGRAMPEAHYSPTRVLHPRKRMPDGSYIEIPMEQALSEIAARIEAISAEHGAEAIAVYPGNGNLTNPINPVIGAMFIMAMGTYPDRFFSVQTIDQAGKVIAQALHGRWIAGPQPFSTAKTWIMVGTNPVISKQGVMVNPGQTVKQAVKNGMKLIVIDPRATESTAHAFLHIAPQPGQDASILAGILHVILNEGLYDADFVAANAIGIDVLKAATAPFTPEHVASTAGISAEDVVLAARTFAAAESGCVVTATGAHFPLHGTLCEYLALSLNTVCGRWVRAGEAHAQPHVLLPEVDIRAQPHAPYQPWDFSKTSRINALPQTVVGAPTGTLPDEILTPGPGQVRALICSGSNPAVSLPDQNRAGRALASLDLLVAIDVEMSNTARMAHYVIPDKMALETPACSQFSESMKYYGIWTGGYEQPYAQYAPAVVEPPAGSDTIESWEFFYELAKRLGKQITYFGNAAGTGQHWDKAPVAFPLPLERRPTTEEMFEAMCAGSRVPLAEVKQHRHGNVFGDLSLTVLPRADDCTAMLQLGDPTMMAELGVVFTNRGDTANPSDEFPLMLIPRRANEMMNSIGRTNPKLAARRTHNPAYLNPADIAHFGMASGDIISIRSRHGEIKGVVEAEPRLRAGTLSMSHCFGTNPDEVDDPLGQGGCTSRLMDANAAFDPIFGQPRMGAIPVAIEAVVPA; via the coding sequence ATGACGGTCAGCGAAGCCGCAACTATCGAAACACGCTTTGGAATCTGCAAGGTATGCTGGGCGGGATGCCCCGTTGAAGTGACCGTTGAAGGCGGCCGCGCGACCAAGGTGGTCGGAGATCGCCAATCACCGATCTATGGCGGCTATACTTGCCCCAAAGGCCGGGCGATGCCCGAAGCCCACTATTCGCCCACCAGAGTGTTGCATCCCCGCAAGCGCATGCCTGACGGCAGTTACATCGAAATTCCGATGGAGCAGGCGCTGTCCGAGATTGCCGCCCGGATTGAGGCGATTTCGGCGGAGCATGGGGCTGAAGCTATCGCCGTCTATCCTGGCAACGGAAATCTGACCAATCCGATCAATCCGGTGATCGGCGCCATGTTCATCATGGCGATGGGCACATACCCGGACCGCTTCTTTTCAGTTCAGACCATCGATCAGGCGGGCAAAGTCATCGCGCAGGCGTTGCACGGCCGCTGGATCGCAGGGCCGCAGCCCTTTTCCACTGCCAAGACCTGGATCATGGTCGGCACCAATCCGGTCATTTCCAAGCAGGGCGTCATGGTCAATCCCGGCCAGACCGTGAAGCAGGCGGTGAAGAACGGGATGAAGCTGATCGTGATCGATCCGCGCGCCACTGAATCGACTGCACATGCCTTTCTGCATATCGCGCCACAACCCGGCCAGGATGCCAGCATTCTGGCGGGAATCCTCCACGTTATCCTTAACGAAGGGCTATACGACGCAGACTTTGTGGCCGCCAATGCCATCGGCATCGATGTGCTGAAGGCTGCAACAGCGCCCTTCACGCCCGAACATGTTGCCTCCACTGCAGGAATCAGTGCCGAAGATGTCGTGCTGGCAGCACGCACTTTTGCCGCAGCTGAAAGCGGTTGCGTGGTGACCGCCACGGGCGCGCATTTCCCCCTTCATGGAACGCTTTGCGAATATCTGGCGCTTAGCCTGAATACCGTATGCGGTCGCTGGGTGCGCGCAGGTGAAGCGCATGCCCAGCCCCACGTCCTGCTGCCCGAAGTCGATATTCGCGCCCAACCCCACGCCCCTTATCAGCCATGGGACTTCAGCAAGACCAGCCGCATCAATGCCTTGCCGCAGACCGTGGTGGGCGCCCCGACCGGTACTTTACCTGACGAAATCCTGACGCCTGGACCGGGCCAGGTGCGGGCGTTGATCTGTTCCGGCAGCAATCCCGCCGTTTCCCTGCCCGATCAGAATCGTGCAGGCCGCGCACTGGCTTCGCTCGATCTGCTGGTGGCGATTGATGTCGAAATGTCGAACACGGCGCGCATGGCGCATTACGTGATCCCGGACAAGATGGCGCTGGAGACACCTGCCTGTTCGCAATTCTCTGAATCAATGAAGTATTATGGCATCTGGACTGGCGGCTACGAACAGCCTTACGCCCAATATGCTCCCGCCGTGGTTGAACCGCCAGCAGGGTCTGACACCATCGAAAGCTGGGAGTTTTTCTACGAACTGGCAAAGCGGCTTGGCAAGCAGATCACGTATTTTGGCAATGCGGCCGGCACCGGCCAGCACTGGGACAAGGCACCCGTCGCGTTTCCATTGCCGCTGGAACGTCGGCCCACGACCGAGGAGATGTTCGAGGCCATGTGCGCAGGTTCCCGTGTACCACTGGCCGAGGTCAAGCAGCACCGGCACGGCAATGTGTTCGGTGATCTCAGCCTGACGGTCCTGCCGCGCGCTGACGATTGCACCGCCATGCTGCAATTGGGCGATCCTACAATGATGGCCGAACTTGGGGTCGTCTTCACCAATCGCGGTGACACGGCGAATCCGAGTGATGAATTTCCGCTTATGCTTATTCCGCGCCGCGCGAATGAAATGATGAATTCAATCGGGCGGACCAATCCCAAGCTGGCTGCACGGCGCACCCATAACCCGGCATATCTCAATCCCGCGGATATCGCTCATTTCGGGATGGCATCGGGGGACATTATCAGCATCCGTTCCCGGCATGGCGAGATCAAGGGCGTTGTCGAAGCGGAGCCGCGCCTTCGCGCCGGGACGCTTTCGATGTCTCACTGCTTCGGTACGAACCCCGATGAAGTGGATGACCCGCTTGGGCAGGGCGGCTGCACCTCGCGCCTGATGGACGCCAATGCTGCCTTCGATCCGATATTCGGCCAGCCGCGCATGGGCGCCATTCCCGTCGCGATAGAAGCAGTCGTTCCGGCCTGA
- a CDS encoding SDR family NAD(P)-dependent oxidoreductase — protein MSTLHGKVALVSGSGRGIGKAIALRLAKAGANVVVNDLDESFANETAAEIEALGARAVVCCGDVTTPDFGDRFVGAAVEAFGTIDIIINNAGYAWDSVIQKTSDEQWMAMIDVHLTAPFRILRAAQPIIANAAKAEIAANGRATRRTVVNISSVAGLGGNPGQSGYAAGKAGIVGLTKTLCKEWGRYNVCVNAVAFGAIMTRMTAGEAGSSTITVKDREIKAGVSDEILEAMEKGIPLGRAGTPDEAAGAVFMLCLPDADYISGQVIVAGGGWSL, from the coding sequence TTGAGTACCCTCCACGGCAAAGTTGCACTGGTTTCCGGTTCGGGGCGCGGCATCGGCAAGGCTATCGCCCTTCGGCTCGCCAAGGCGGGCGCAAATGTGGTGGTCAACGATCTGGACGAATCCTTCGCCAACGAAACGGCGGCCGAAATCGAGGCGCTTGGTGCGCGAGCGGTTGTCTGCTGCGGCGACGTGACGACCCCAGACTTTGGCGACCGCTTTGTTGGTGCCGCAGTGGAAGCATTTGGCACGATCGACATCATCATCAACAACGCGGGCTATGCCTGGGATTCGGTCATCCAGAAGACCAGTGATGAACAATGGATGGCGATGATCGACGTCCATCTGACTGCACCGTTCCGTATCCTGCGCGCCGCGCAACCCATCATTGCCAATGCTGCCAAGGCAGAAATCGCCGCCAACGGTCGCGCCACGCGGCGTACGGTGGTGAACATTTCATCGGTTGCTGGCCTTGGCGGAAACCCCGGACAGAGCGGCTATGCGGCTGGCAAAGCAGGAATTGTCGGCCTTACCAAGACCTTGTGCAAGGAATGGGGGCGGTACAACGTCTGCGTCAACGCCGTTGCCTTTGGCGCAATCATGACCCGGATGACCGCCGGGGAAGCCGGTTCTTCGACGATCACGGTCAAGGACCGGGAAATCAAGGCCGGTGTCAGCGATGAAATCCTTGAGGCCATGGAAAAAGGCATTCCGCTGGGCCGGGCGGGCACTCCTGATGAAGCGGCAGGTGCGGTGTTCATGCTGTGCCTGCCCGATGCAGACTATATTTCCGGCCAGGTGATCGTTGCCGGAGGCGGCTGGTCGCTCTGA